Below is a window of Streptomyces spongiicola DNA.
CCGCCGACCGAGTCGGCCCGCTCCAGTACGACGAAGTCGGTGATCCCCTCGCGGCGCAGCCGGACGGCGGCGCCGAGACCGCCGAATCCGGACCCGATCACCGCCACTCGCACGTGCTCGTACCGCTGGCTCATGCCGCCTCCCGCCTGCCGAGGACACTCCCACAGGACCGCGCCAGCAATCACTGGCACGATGGGAGGGTAGAGCCTCCGCATACCGAGCGGTAGGGGTGGAACGAACAAGTTACCGGCGGTACGACATAGGCTTGCGCGCGTGACGGACGAGCAGCGCACGGATCGCGAGACCCGCGGGTACCGCATGGGGGAGCTGGCCGAGCAGGCCGGAATCACGGTGCGCACCCTGCGCTTCTACCGCGAGCGGGGACTCATCCCCCCGCCACGCAGGGAGGGCCGGATCGCCTGGTACGACGACCACCACCTGGCCCGGCTGCGGACCATCGCGGCACTGCTCGAGCGCGGCCACACCCTCAGCGGCATCGCCGACCTGGCGGCCGCGTTCGACAGCGGCCGCGACGTCGGCGAGGTACTGGGCCTCGGGGAGCCCAGCGAGGAGACCCCGGTCCGGCTCACCCCGGAGGCGCTGGCCGACTACTTCGGGGGCGAGACCACCGCGGAGAACCTCACGGCGGCGCTCGACCTCGGCTATCTGGCCACCGACGGCGACGAGATCGTCCACATCAGCCGCCGGCTGCTCGACGTCTCGTCCGCACTGGTGAAGGAGGGCGTCCCGCTCTCGGCGGTCCTCGCGGCGGGGCGCGAGGTGCGCGGCCACGCGGAGGCACTGGCGTCCCTCTTCGTCGGACTGCTGTGCTCCCACACCGCAGAGGGGGACCTGGAGCGCCTGCGCCCACTGGCGAAGAGCGTGGTGGACGCGGAGCTCTCGATGGCGATGGACCGCCGCCTCCGCGGAGGGTGACGGCAGCGGCATCAGACGCGCCCCCGACGGCCTGGACCACCGCCGCGCGGAGGGTGACCGGCGGGCCCGGCAGGGCAGGCGCGCCACGGGGCGGCGTCGGGCCCTTCCGCCCCGCGGCAGCAACGGCGGGACGCGGCCGCACCCCGGGGCGCACGGCCCGGGGCGGCGACCCACCGACCGGCCCTGGACCGGGGCCCGAGTCACGGCCTGAACCGGGACCTGGACCGAGGCCCGGCGCGGGCGTCCGGAGCCAGGGGGTCCGGAGTCCGGTCCGGGGTCCGGGAGCCGAGGGTCCGGTCCGTGGCCCTGAGCCAAGTGTCCGGTACGGAGTCCGGTACGGGACACGGAGTCAAGGGTCCGGTCCGTGGCCCTGAGTCCGCAGTCCGCAGTCCGCAGTCCGGTGCCCGGAGCCCGCAGTACGCAGTCAGGGCCCGGAGTCAGGGATCCGAGGCTACGGCTCGAAGACGGCCGTCACCGGCGCATGGTCGCTCCACCGCTCCGCATGACTCGCGGCCCGCTCCACATACGCCTTGGCACACCGTTCCGCCAGCCGCGGGGTCGCCACCAGCAGATCGATGCGCCAGCCGGTGTCGTTGTCGAAGGCGCGGCCCCGGTAGGACCACCAGGAGTACGGGCCCTCCTGCCCGGGATGCATGGCACGGACGACGTCCACGTACCCCGCCCCGGTCTCACCGTCGCCGTACACCCGGCCCAGCCACTCCCGCTCCTCGGGCAGGAAACCGGCGTTCTTCCTGTTGCCGCGCCAGTTCCTCAGGTCGGCCTCCTGGTGGGCGATGTTCCAGTCGCCGCACACCAGCACGTCACGGCCGTCCGCCTCCGCGCGCTCCCGCAGGGCCCTCAGATACGGCAGGAACGCGTCCATGAAGCGGTACTTCTCGTCCTGGCGCTCGGTGCCGACCTCGCCCGAGGGGAGGTAGAGGCTGGCGACCGTGACGGCGGGCAGGTCGACCTCGACATAGCGTCCGCTGCCGTCGAACTCCGCGCTGCCGAACCCGGTCCGCACCGCGTCCGGCTCTCGCCTGGTGAGGACGGAGACACCGGCGCGGCCCTTGGCGGCGGCCGGGACGTGCACGGCGTGCCAGCCCTCGGGGCTGCGCACCTCGTCGGGAAGCTGGTGGGCCTCGGCCCGCACCTCCTGGAGGCACACCACGTCGGCGGAGGTCCCGGCCAGCCACTCGACGAAGCCCTTCTTGGCGGCGGCCCGCAGCCCGTTCACATTCACGCTGGTCACAGTGAGCACCCAGGAACAATAGCCGGAAGACCGGCAATGCATACATGTACGATGTTCCGCATGAACATCCAGCGGATGCGCTTCGACCACCCCGACGCCGTCAAACTGAACGACCAGGTGCAGCTGGAGTACGCCGCGCGCTACGGCGACGAGGGCGATGTCACGCCCCTGGACCCGCTGATGTTCGCGCCGCCGCGCGGACTCTACCTGCTGGCCTACGACGGGCTGGGCCGCCCGGTCGCCACCGGCGGATGGCGCACCCAGGACGAGAACGCCGAGGGTTACGCGAACGGCGACGCCGAGATCAAGCGGATCTACGTCGTCCCCGAGGCACGCGGCCTCGGCCTGGCACGGCGCGTCCTGGCGGCACTGGAGGAGGACGCCCGCACGGCCGGGCGCACCCGCATGGTCCTGGAGACCGGCACCGCCCAGCCCGA
It encodes the following:
- a CDS encoding MerR family transcriptional regulator, which produces MGELAEQAGITVRTLRFYRERGLIPPPRREGRIAWYDDHHLARLRTIAALLERGHTLSGIADLAAAFDSGRDVGEVLGLGEPSEETPVRLTPEALADYFGGETTAENLTAALDLGYLATDGDEIVHISRRLLDVSSALVKEGVPLSAVLAAGREVRGHAEALASLFVGLLCSHTAEGDLERLRPLAKSVVDAELSMAMDRRLRGG
- a CDS encoding GNAT family N-acetyltransferase, which codes for MNIQRMRFDHPDAVKLNDQVQLEYAARYGDEGDVTPLDPLMFAPPRGLYLLAYDGLGRPVATGGWRTQDENAEGYANGDAEIKRIYVVPEARGLGLARRVLAALEEDARTAGRTRMVLETGTAQPEAIALYASSGYEPCAKFGHYRAHENSRCFAKPLTRH
- a CDS encoding exodeoxyribonuclease III, which gives rise to MLTVTSVNVNGLRAAAKKGFVEWLAGTSADVVCLQEVRAEAHQLPDEVRSPEGWHAVHVPAAAKGRAGVSVLTRREPDAVRTGFGSAEFDGSGRYVEVDLPAVTVASLYLPSGEVGTERQDEKYRFMDAFLPYLRALRERAEADGRDVLVCGDWNIAHQEADLRNWRGNRKNAGFLPEEREWLGRVYGDGETGAGYVDVVRAMHPGQEGPYSWWSYRGRAFDNDTGWRIDLLVATPRLAERCAKAYVERAASHAERWSDHAPVTAVFEP